A genomic stretch from Embleya scabrispora includes:
- a CDS encoding DNA/RNA non-specific endonuclease, with translation MLIAVTVGLATTGMTPMRQATDEKPQQAAGVATPARPDARTPATETSSFPLGAAEHCESTQAGSKERRAGAVEACVSVGPAPTARTAAQVRGLAAGSCDNGGPGVYSYGRFEYCVTGMDVLYVLRNDKGTEIGRGTLEIATRASLPAKGTTWNEQITVKMIGASGDVTTLNAKFRASCGTGCTATKTAPWYGGDLVLGQSLSGTVAYSSAPAAGAVAEFTTSYKMYVTSPGATAVDPNASWDNPRRIRCDDALGGTSRAGCAVPSVMPVVPMKTTNADPGGAVSAYDWAQKNLDGAWGKKGSPLTRSTNGVAARTAGTCGGFKAQPELVTADTCGDFPFGEAKEGGAPGAQCAEVIPNLGDGEWDTYVLNDGHVLNPAAPCVQAHVTPAEKQFADTQLADGFVDQRVIDADRFELAVSAPDTGPQIHCLNKPKPDDSFDNEGGWFRTTTEPVPLVNRINEASGPGQRPTRATACLGLDTPEGKGTSDPITGWEDAQDFRTKHGQSAGLSRCHLIASILGGRGNDARTRSNLVPCWQTGLNTGTPSMRTYEAITQKLIKGKPPGIGADEAVFYQVTPVYKNVESTVPVGVTMSAHVERANGATEKAFTNVYVTNTLGNTGMFNLGN, from the coding sequence GTGCTGATCGCGGTGACGGTGGGACTCGCGACCACAGGCATGACCCCGATGCGGCAGGCCACCGACGAGAAGCCGCAGCAGGCCGCCGGGGTGGCCACACCGGCCCGGCCCGATGCTCGGACCCCGGCCACCGAAACCAGTTCCTTCCCCCTGGGGGCAGCAGAGCACTGCGAGTCCACGCAGGCGGGCTCGAAGGAGCGCAGGGCCGGCGCCGTCGAGGCGTGTGTGAGTGTCGGCCCCGCCCCGACCGCACGCACCGCGGCGCAGGTGCGGGGCCTCGCCGCCGGCAGCTGTGACAACGGCGGCCCCGGCGTCTATTCGTACGGGCGCTTCGAGTACTGCGTGACCGGGATGGACGTCCTCTACGTCCTGCGCAACGACAAAGGCACGGAGATCGGGCGCGGCACCCTGGAGATCGCCACCCGTGCGTCACTGCCCGCGAAGGGCACCACGTGGAACGAGCAGATCACGGTGAAGATGATCGGCGCGAGCGGCGACGTCACCACACTCAACGCCAAGTTCCGCGCCTCCTGCGGAACCGGCTGCACGGCAACGAAGACCGCACCCTGGTACGGCGGCGACCTGGTGCTTGGCCAGTCCCTCAGCGGCACCGTCGCCTACTCCTCGGCCCCCGCCGCGGGCGCCGTCGCGGAGTTCACCACCTCGTACAAGATGTATGTGACCTCCCCGGGCGCCACAGCCGTCGACCCGAATGCCTCGTGGGACAACCCACGCAGGATCCGCTGTGACGACGCGCTCGGAGGCACCTCGCGCGCGGGCTGTGCCGTCCCCTCGGTCATGCCCGTCGTGCCGATGAAAACGACGAACGCGGACCCCGGCGGCGCAGTCTCGGCCTACGACTGGGCGCAGAAGAACCTCGACGGCGCCTGGGGGAAGAAGGGAAGCCCGCTGACCCGGTCGACGAACGGCGTGGCCGCCCGCACCGCCGGCACGTGCGGCGGCTTCAAGGCTCAGCCGGAGCTCGTCACTGCCGACACCTGCGGTGACTTCCCCTTCGGCGAGGCGAAAGAGGGCGGTGCCCCAGGCGCGCAGTGCGCCGAGGTGATTCCCAACCTCGGCGACGGCGAATGGGACACGTACGTCCTGAACGACGGCCATGTCCTGAACCCCGCCGCACCCTGTGTGCAAGCCCATGTCACGCCCGCCGAGAAGCAGTTCGCCGACACGCAGCTCGCCGACGGCTTCGTCGACCAGCGGGTGATCGACGCCGACAGGTTCGAACTGGCGGTCTCGGCACCGGACACCGGCCCGCAGATCCATTGCCTGAACAAACCCAAACCGGACGACTCGTTCGACAACGAGGGCGGTTGGTTCAGGACCACGACCGAGCCGGTTCCGTTGGTCAACCGTATCAACGAGGCGAGTGGGCCCGGACAGCGGCCGACCCGGGCTACGGCATGCCTGGGGCTGGACACCCCCGAGGGAAAAGGAACCAGCGATCCCATCACCGGCTGGGAGGACGCGCAGGACTTCAGGACGAAGCACGGGCAAAGCGCCGGGCTGTCCCGATGCCACCTCATCGCAAGCATCCTCGGTGGACGAGGCAACGACGCACGCACACGGTCCAACCTTGTCCCCTGCTGGCAGACCGGCCTGAACACGGGCACGCCCAGCATGCGCACCTACGAGGCGATCACGCAGAAACTGATCAAGGGCAAGCCGCCCGGTATCGGAGCGGACGAAGCGGTCTTCTACCAGGTGACACCCGTCTACAAGAACGTCGAGAGCACCGTCCCGGTGGGCGTCACGATGAGCGCCCACGTCGAACGGGCGAACGGAGCGACCGAGAAGGCGTTCACCAACGTCTACGTCACCAATACCCTGGGGAACACCGGGATGTTCAACCTCGGCAACTGA
- a CDS encoding FtsX-like permease family protein, whose protein sequence is MVATTLGYAARQQQRELVLLRAAGATPRQVRRLVRLQIAAVVAVVGPPAWATGAYGARWFVDALAGHGLAAHGIDVPAAPVPMAVASAVAVLVGAVVVPIATRGAASGRPVAPAPARSLIRLTAGVVVLATGGWFCMFLRGRSPDEAGQGALLAALILLVGVALLGPFLVRAAAAVPLRPYAPRVGKLVAANLRGHARRVSAAVVPVALLTGLACTFQFVSDTIDHTSRLDAGSALAGVASPGDVWLRQAELVLLACFGAVATVNSAAALTLERRREFASLRLIGASRAQVARMLAVETALAAAVGIAAGTAVAWAAAAAFGATLPGAPLPTIDIGAYTVVVAGALGMTGAGVAGAAVRALADSAVSAAAEGTESDG, encoded by the coding sequence GTGGTCGCCACCACCCTCGGCTACGCCGCCCGCCAGCAGCAGCGCGAACTCGTCCTGCTGCGCGCCGCGGGCGCGACTCCGCGCCAGGTGCGGCGGCTCGTCCGGCTCCAGATCGCCGCGGTCGTGGCCGTGGTCGGTCCGCCGGCGTGGGCAACGGGAGCGTACGGCGCGCGGTGGTTCGTCGACGCTCTGGCCGGGCACGGGTTGGCCGCGCACGGAATCGACGTCCCCGCCGCACCGGTCCCGATGGCGGTGGCGTCCGCCGTGGCGGTACTGGTGGGCGCCGTGGTGGTGCCCATCGCCACCCGCGGTGCCGCATCCGGGCGGCCGGTGGCGCCTGCGCCCGCCCGCAGCCTGATCCGGCTCACCGCAGGCGTCGTCGTACTCGCGACGGGCGGTTGGTTCTGCATGTTCCTGCGCGGCCGATCGCCCGATGAGGCCGGCCAGGGCGCGCTGCTCGCGGCACTGATCCTGCTGGTCGGTGTGGCGCTGCTCGGGCCGTTCCTGGTTCGCGCCGCGGCCGCGGTGCCGCTGCGCCCGTACGCGCCGCGAGTCGGCAAACTCGTGGCGGCCAATCTGCGTGGGCACGCCCGGCGGGTGTCGGCCGCGGTGGTCCCGGTGGCTCTCCTGACGGGTCTTGCCTGCACGTTCCAATTCGTCTCGGACACAATCGATCACACGTCGCGTCTCGACGCCGGTTCCGCGCTCGCCGGCGTAGCCTCGCCCGGCGACGTGTGGCTGCGGCAGGCCGAACTCGTCCTGCTCGCCTGCTTCGGCGCCGTCGCCACGGTGAACTCGGCGGCGGCGCTGACCCTGGAACGCCGCCGGGAGTTCGCGTCCCTGCGCCTGATCGGCGCTTCGCGCGCCCAGGTGGCACGCATGTTGGCGGTGGAGACGGCACTCGCGGCCGCGGTGGGCATCGCCGCCGGAACCGCCGTCGCGTGGGCCGCGGCGGCCGCGTTCGGCGCCACCCTGCCGGGCGCGCCGCTTCCGACGATCGACATCGGCGCGTACACGGTCGTGGTTGCCGGCGCCCTTGGGATGACCGGCGCGGGCGTGGCGGGGGCGGCGGTGCGCGCGTTGGCCGACTCGGCCGTGTCCGCGGCGGCGGAGGGAACGGAGAGCGACGGCTGA
- a CDS encoding type II toxin-antitoxin system Phd/YefM family antitoxin yields the protein MSETVPITEARARFGSLVRRASHARERITITDHGQAAAVLINPQELADLEDALALAQYRARQAEQKTAGVPHDEVRSRLGLDPV from the coding sequence ATGAGTGAAACCGTGCCGATCACCGAGGCCCGTGCCAGGTTCGGGTCGCTGGTGCGTCGGGCCTCGCACGCCCGGGAGCGCATCACCATCACCGATCACGGCCAGGCCGCCGCCGTGCTCATCAACCCCCAAGAACTCGCCGACCTCGAGGACGCCCTCGCCCTGGCCCAGTACCGCGCCCGCCAGGCCGAGCAGAAAACCGCAGGTGTGCCGCACGACGAGGTTCGCTCGCGACTCGGGCTGGATCCGGTTTGA
- a CDS encoding trypsin-like serine protease has protein sequence MSRTRHTDFARHRGHGLRAVVAAGLLAGTFAVNAVPAHAVTGPADSSGTHDYTARLDIGGATRGCSGVLIDSEWILTAASCFVDDPAQSLTVPAGKPQLRTTATIGRPDLTTSQGAVREIVELVPRTDRDLVLGRLSRPVTNVTPIAMASTTPGTGEELTFAGYGRTTTEWAPLQLHTGALAVDASTATTATYTGKDGAAVCLGDTGGPVVRTTNGPHQLVALNSRSYQGGCYNTDPAETRTGGIATRVDDLAPWVNSKMSAVPVADFDCDGVEDIAISDPRATVGGKAAAGLIRVVYGGGKGTAEITQDLGWVPGNAEPEDWFGEVLDTVDHNEDGCTDLVVGTPAEDLGSATDAGTVDVLYGARNGIGTGPATLHLEQGTGSGAIAAAASQSGDRMGHSVAAGRTAAGEPYLLIGVPGQSSGNLAKAGMVFYLRGTTNTSVTQDSSTVPGGNEANDGFGTSVAADGNHLAIGAPNEAINGQAGAGAVWIFDHKVNSDGIPTPLHGIDQDSDIIDGGSEAGDRFGASLSMADYRPAGAAAATESVLAIGSPGESLGVNNVDQPEAGRVVAVRITATGAFSQLDNFWQGTGDDAVAGAAERGDHFGDQVSVVNTAPRVQSTAATMRIAVGIPGEDINTATDAGAIQTFSLLGTPGDSDHWIQAGMVGIPGTPGTNQYLGHNMHFTSTGLYVGMPYGPSDYGALHVLPMGNATAGGTIGRTTTYQPGTGGLPATGDRFGHAAR, from the coding sequence ATGTCTCGTACCCGGCACACCGACTTCGCCCGGCACCGCGGACACGGTCTCCGAGCCGTGGTGGCCGCGGGTCTATTGGCCGGCACCTTCGCGGTGAACGCCGTGCCCGCGCACGCCGTCACCGGCCCCGCCGACTCCTCCGGCACTCACGACTACACCGCGCGCCTGGACATCGGCGGCGCCACACGCGGCTGCTCCGGAGTCCTGATAGACAGCGAATGGATACTCACCGCGGCCAGTTGTTTCGTCGACGACCCCGCACAGAGCCTCACCGTGCCGGCCGGCAAGCCGCAGCTGAGGACGACCGCGACCATCGGCCGCCCCGACCTGACCACGAGTCAGGGCGCCGTGCGCGAGATCGTGGAACTGGTGCCGCGCACCGACCGCGACCTGGTGCTGGGCCGCCTGTCCAGACCCGTCACCAACGTCACCCCGATCGCCATGGCCTCCACCACGCCCGGCACGGGCGAGGAACTGACGTTCGCCGGATACGGGCGGACAACCACGGAGTGGGCGCCGCTTCAGCTGCACACCGGTGCGCTCGCGGTGGACGCGTCCACCGCGACCACGGCCACGTACACCGGCAAGGACGGTGCGGCCGTATGTCTGGGCGACACCGGCGGCCCCGTGGTCCGCACGACGAACGGTCCCCACCAGTTGGTAGCCCTCAACAGCCGCTCCTACCAGGGCGGTTGCTACAACACCGATCCGGCCGAAACCCGCACCGGCGGAATCGCCACCCGCGTCGACGACCTGGCCCCCTGGGTGAACTCGAAGATGAGCGCCGTCCCTGTCGCCGACTTCGACTGCGACGGCGTCGAGGACATCGCGATCAGCGATCCCAGGGCGACCGTCGGCGGCAAGGCCGCGGCGGGTCTGATTCGGGTGGTCTACGGCGGCGGCAAGGGCACCGCCGAGATCACTCAGGACCTCGGCTGGGTTCCCGGCAACGCCGAACCGGAGGACTGGTTCGGCGAGGTGCTCGACACCGTCGACCACAACGAGGACGGCTGCACCGACCTCGTCGTCGGCACCCCCGCCGAAGACCTCGGCAGCGCTACCGACGCGGGTACGGTCGACGTGCTCTACGGCGCACGCAACGGCATCGGGACGGGACCCGCAACCCTGCACCTGGAACAGGGCACCGGCTCCGGGGCCATCGCGGCGGCGGCCTCCCAGAGCGGTGACCGCATGGGCCACTCGGTCGCCGCCGGCCGAACCGCCGCGGGCGAGCCGTACCTGCTGATCGGCGTTCCCGGCCAGAGCTCCGGCAACCTGGCCAAGGCGGGGATGGTCTTCTACCTGCGGGGCACCACCAACACCTCCGTCACCCAGGACAGTTCGACCGTCCCCGGCGGAAACGAGGCCAACGACGGCTTCGGCACCAGTGTCGCTGCCGACGGCAACCACCTCGCCATCGGCGCCCCCAACGAGGCCATCAACGGCCAGGCCGGCGCCGGCGCCGTGTGGATCTTCGACCACAAGGTCAACTCCGACGGCATCCCCACCCCGCTGCACGGCATCGATCAGGACTCCGACATCATCGACGGCGGCTCCGAGGCGGGCGACAGGTTCGGCGCCTCACTGTCCATGGCCGACTACCGCCCGGCCGGTGCAGCGGCCGCCACCGAGTCGGTACTCGCCATCGGCTCTCCCGGCGAGAGCCTGGGCGTCAACAATGTCGACCAACCCGAGGCCGGCCGCGTGGTCGCCGTCCGCATCACCGCCACAGGCGCCTTCAGCCAACTCGACAATTTCTGGCAGGGCACCGGCGACGACGCGGTGGCCGGCGCCGCCGAACGCGGCGACCACTTCGGCGACCAGGTCAGCGTCGTGAACACCGCACCACGAGTCCAGAGCACCGCGGCCACCATGCGGATCGCCGTCGGCATCCCCGGCGAGGACATCAACACCGCCACCGACGCGGGCGCCATCCAGACCTTCTCGCTCCTCGGCACGCCCGGCGACTCCGACCACTGGATCCAGGCGGGCATGGTCGGTATCCCCGGCACCCCGGGAACGAACCAGTACCTGGGCCACAACATGCACTTCACCAGCACCGGACTGTACGTCGGCATGCCCTACGGTCCGTCCGACTACGGCGCGCTCCACGTCCTGCCGATGGGCAACGCGACCGCGGGCGGCACGATCGGCCGGACGACCACCTACCAGCCCGGCACAGGCGGCCTCCCCGCCACCGGCGACCGCTTCGGTCACGCGGCGCGGTAA
- a CDS encoding type II toxin-antitoxin system RelE family toxin, which produces MRYAIVWDEVAIDTAARFLKDDHDGLRQVMDAVDLLADNPRPDGTFEYGSPDLRRMHVGRHRVMYEITDNVLTIVVIHLGRLS; this is translated from the coding sequence TTGAGGTACGCGATCGTCTGGGACGAGGTGGCGATCGACACGGCCGCCCGTTTCCTCAAGGACGACCACGACGGCCTGCGACAAGTCATGGATGCCGTCGACCTCCTCGCCGACAACCCTCGCCCGGACGGCACCTTCGAGTACGGCTCGCCCGACCTGCGGCGCATGCACGTCGGCCGCCACCGCGTGATGTACGAGATCACCGACAACGTCCTGACCATCGTCGTCATCCACCTCGGCCGCCTCAGTTGA
- a CDS encoding ABC transporter ATP-binding protein: MIRPRRARRNRAAEAMAVGDASGRELFGGKLKPTWGRHLHRGAHVELSFLGTLRRLPRLIARSVRLAWAADRIALLVVAFAQIGQGVTAALGLVGTNRILVELFNAGPTPDRVRSAAPALVFVAAMGVAGALLRAASTAATGRLEPKVERFAEVELLRRVMRVEMATLEDADFKRLLQTAKWGTNASRLMITYSVQVVNALVSLAAVGTVLAVLHPLLLPMMLLIILPPGWGTVRSARRRYESVLAWTDHGRQQGEIAWALTAQDTAQEVRVHGAGPYLLHHYERMAAAAEAEKERLAKAEAGTDLAASALSGVASGLTYLTLAWLLLSGRADLATSGTAVLAIRTGTTSLAGLVTGIQHLYEQALFANDLQEACAQADLHAIPTSGSSVTAPHRVRVKDVSFTYPGRDHKALDGVDVTLTRGTIVAFAGENGSGKTTLAKLIAGLYRPESGSIEWDGVDVADADRTSVFDQVALVPQDFVRWDLTARANIVLGRPDIDAGPDEDVLWAACEYAGAGPVVEELPRGLDTLLDRNYEGGVELSGGQWQAIALARERYRRAPVVIADEPTSALDARKEIETFARIRELVADGTIVVLITHRLASVQHADHIYVLDKGRIAEHGTHGELTAAGGIYAEMFALQSDQYGARPAVHTASGPIPATRKTADD, encoded by the coding sequence ATGATCCGGCCGCGCCGGGCGCGGCGCAATCGTGCGGCGGAGGCGATGGCGGTCGGCGACGCGAGCGGCCGGGAATTGTTCGGCGGCAAACTCAAACCCACCTGGGGTCGGCATCTTCATCGCGGTGCCCACGTGGAACTGTCGTTTCTGGGGACTTTGCGGCGGCTGCCGCGTCTGATCGCCCGGTCGGTGCGCCTCGCGTGGGCCGCGGATCGAATCGCGCTGCTGGTGGTGGCGTTCGCCCAGATCGGGCAGGGCGTCACCGCCGCGCTGGGGCTGGTGGGCACCAACCGCATCCTGGTCGAATTGTTCAACGCCGGCCCGACCCCCGACCGGGTGCGTTCCGCCGCGCCCGCGTTGGTGTTCGTGGCCGCGATGGGGGTGGCGGGGGCGCTGCTGCGGGCCGCTTCGACGGCGGCGACCGGGCGGCTGGAGCCGAAGGTGGAGCGGTTCGCCGAGGTCGAGTTGCTGCGGCGGGTGATGCGGGTGGAGATGGCGACGTTGGAGGACGCCGACTTCAAACGGCTCCTGCAGACCGCCAAGTGGGGTACCAACGCGAGCCGGTTGATGATCACGTACAGCGTGCAGGTGGTCAACGCGCTGGTTTCGCTGGCGGCCGTCGGCACGGTGTTGGCGGTGTTGCACCCGCTGTTGTTGCCGATGATGCTGCTGATCATCCTGCCCCCCGGGTGGGGCACCGTACGGTCCGCCCGACGCCGCTACGAATCGGTGCTTGCCTGGACCGACCACGGCAGGCAACAAGGCGAGATCGCCTGGGCGTTGACCGCGCAGGACACCGCCCAGGAGGTCCGGGTGCACGGCGCGGGGCCCTATCTGCTGCACCACTACGAACGCATGGCGGCCGCGGCCGAAGCGGAGAAGGAACGCCTGGCCAAGGCAGAGGCGGGCACCGACCTCGCGGCGTCCGCGCTGTCGGGCGTCGCGTCCGGGTTGACGTACCTCACCCTCGCGTGGCTGCTGTTGAGCGGACGCGCGGACCTGGCCACCTCCGGCACGGCGGTGCTGGCGATCCGCACCGGCACCACCAGTCTCGCCGGTCTCGTCACCGGGATCCAGCACCTGTACGAGCAGGCCCTGTTCGCCAACGACCTCCAGGAGGCGTGCGCCCAGGCGGACCTGCACGCCATCCCCACCAGCGGAAGCTCGGTCACCGCGCCGCACAGGGTGCGGGTCAAGGACGTGTCGTTCACCTACCCCGGCCGGGACCACAAGGCCCTGGACGGCGTCGACGTGACCCTGACCCGGGGCACGATCGTCGCGTTCGCCGGGGAGAACGGCTCGGGCAAGACGACGTTGGCGAAGCTGATCGCGGGCCTGTACCGGCCCGAGAGCGGCAGCATCGAGTGGGACGGCGTGGATGTCGCCGACGCCGACCGCACCAGCGTGTTCGATCAGGTCGCCCTGGTGCCGCAGGACTTCGTGCGGTGGGACCTGACCGCCCGAGCGAACATCGTCCTCGGCCGGCCCGACATCGACGCCGGGCCCGATGAGGACGTCCTGTGGGCGGCGTGCGAGTACGCGGGCGCCGGGCCCGTGGTCGAGGAACTCCCGCGCGGGCTGGACACGTTGCTCGACCGCAACTACGAGGGCGGCGTCGAGTTGTCCGGCGGACAGTGGCAGGCCATCGCCCTGGCGCGCGAACGCTACCGGCGCGCGCCTGTGGTGATCGCGGACGAGCCCACGTCGGCGCTGGACGCGCGCAAGGAGATCGAGACGTTCGCCCGCATTCGCGAACTCGTCGCCGACGGCACCATCGTCGTCCTGATCACCCACCGCCTCGCCTCGGTCCAACACGCCGACCACATCTACGTCCTCGACAAGGGCCGCATCGCCGAACACGGAACCCACGGCGAACTCACGGCCGCGGGCGGGATCTACGCGGAGATGTTCGCGCTTCAGTCCGACCAGTACGGCGCGCGCCCGGCGGTACACACCGCCTCGGGTCCGATTCCCGCGACAAGGAAGACCGCCGATGACTGA
- a CDS encoding LPXTG cell wall anchor domain-containing protein: MRALVAAAVVAVPLCALAPASTAYASNLPEQAISVSFPNPVQYTGGWSEGTVRLTNPTQSTHTGVHPYLRLSRLPQHPLASVEFSETPGGAWKPLTTTTDPETGDITGDLGPAAGVTVAPGYDHAWRVRVRLPQMPTEGPVNDVNVALVVATGVRPGGNFEGIVGVDGGELRVTGLNTSYTGLPKQVPADAKPHEFQVHIKTQNKADWHLGKSSFGLDLGRSMSGTSACDAQIEVKDQQGTWHKVKNGAEGMTSGDVDLANWATGPVDDRVVQARISVGGGYATPANHVLGFGYYPGAGPNNYYEKFEFTTVAVPGAAKCAGGETTPPTTAPTTPTDPSTAAPVPPAKGGGTELADTGSDNGNTMTLVGVASALVLVGAGTTVVLRRRRA, from the coding sequence GTGCGCGCTCTCGTAGCCGCCGCAGTCGTCGCCGTCCCGCTGTGTGCGCTTGCCCCGGCGAGCACCGCGTACGCGTCCAACCTGCCCGAGCAGGCGATCAGCGTCTCCTTCCCCAACCCCGTCCAATACACCGGCGGTTGGTCCGAGGGAACGGTCCGGCTGACGAATCCCACCCAGAGCACCCACACGGGCGTTCACCCGTACCTGCGCCTGTCCCGGCTGCCGCAGCACCCCCTGGCGAGCGTGGAGTTCTCCGAAACTCCCGGCGGCGCGTGGAAGCCGCTCACCACCACCACGGACCCCGAAACCGGCGACATCACCGGCGACCTCGGCCCCGCCGCGGGCGTGACCGTGGCCCCCGGCTACGACCACGCGTGGCGGGTCCGAGTACGCCTGCCCCAGATGCCCACGGAAGGCCCTGTCAACGACGTCAACGTCGCCCTCGTCGTCGCCACCGGTGTCCGTCCCGGCGGCAACTTCGAGGGCATCGTCGGCGTGGACGGCGGCGAGTTGCGGGTGACCGGCCTGAACACCTCGTACACGGGACTGCCCAAGCAGGTCCCCGCGGACGCCAAGCCGCACGAGTTCCAGGTACACATCAAGACCCAGAACAAGGCCGACTGGCACCTGGGTAAGTCGTCATTCGGTCTGGACCTCGGCCGGTCGATGAGCGGAACGTCCGCGTGCGACGCCCAGATCGAAGTCAAGGACCAGCAAGGCACCTGGCACAAGGTCAAGAACGGCGCGGAAGGCATGACCTCCGGAGACGTCGACCTTGCCAACTGGGCCACCGGCCCGGTCGACGACAGGGTCGTCCAGGCACGGATCAGCGTCGGTGGAGGCTACGCCACGCCCGCGAACCACGTCCTCGGCTTCGGCTACTACCCCGGCGCCGGGCCCAACAACTACTACGAGAAGTTCGAGTTCACCACGGTCGCGGTCCCGGGTGCCGCGAAGTGCGCGGGCGGGGAAACCACACCGCCGACCACGGCACCGACCACGCCGACGGACCCCTCCACCGCGGCACCCGTACCGCCGGCCAAGGGCGGCGGCACGGAACTCGCCGACACCGGTAGCGACAACGGCAACACGATGACACTCGTCGGTGTCGCGAGCGCCCTCGTGCTCGTCGGAGCCGGCACCACCGTCGTGCTGCGCCGCCGCCGGGCCTGA